In Bradysia coprophila strain Holo2 unplaced genomic scaffold, BU_Bcop_v1 contig_24, whole genome shotgun sequence, one genomic interval encodes:
- the LOC119077588 gene encoding carbonic anhydrase 7-like — MSSDELNKSNQNNQIFDRCSHSTSNISQDENTTGQKNKIFSRCSESPIDINVINTQQIQLPELKWMNYDKCPERMELTNSGETLILLPDWNEETPYVQGGPFEEDYIFSRIHFHWGQSVNGSEHTVDGVRMPLEMHAIHFKKEYLKMKLAKEYDDGMLIMVYFLELKSNHNPILDRLLSKLSHIQHADTKLFIEPFPIDDLLKPFLSDYYMYYGSIVTSEPTPVHWLVARQVIALSPEQLKLFHQLRKPNDVTIYDNARKANPFTNQLIYHVNPTHRFTNSTLSPIPVLCKKQFE, encoded by the exons ATGTCTTCGGACGAACTAAACAAATCGAatcaaaataatcaaatttttgaccGCTGCTCCCACTCGACCAGTAATATATCTCAAGACGAAAACACAACAggtcaaaaaaataaaatttttagtcgATGCTCAGAGTCTCCAATCGATATAAATGTTATCAACACTCAACAAATCCAACTTCCCGAATTAAAATGGATGAACTATGACAAATGTCCCGAGAGAATGGAACTGACCAATTCGGGAGAGACAC TGATTCTCTTACCGGATTGGAATGAAGAGACGCCGTATGTACAAGGTGGTCCATTCGAGGAAGACTATATTTTCTctagaattcattttcattgggGACAAAGTGTTAATGGCTCGGAGCATACCGTTGATGGCGTAAG AATGCCATTAGAAATGCATGCAATTCACTTCAAGAAAGAATATTTAAAGATGAAATTGGCTAAGGAATATGACGATGGAATGTTGATCATGGTCTATTTTCTAGAG CTGAAATCGAACCATAATCCAATCTTAGATCGACTTCTCTCAAAGTTGTCCCACATACAGCATGCTGATACGAAACTGTTTATCGAACCATTCCCTATCGACGATTTACTCAAGCCCTTTTTGTCAGACTACTACATGTATTACGGATCAATAGTTACGTCTGAACCTACCCCAGTTCATTGGCTCGTAGCAAGACAAGTGATTGCTTTATCACCAGAACAG TTGAAATTGTTTCATCAACTTCGGAAACCGAATGACGTTACAATCTATGATAACGCGCGAAAAGCCAATCCATTTACGAATCAATTAATTTACCATGTGAATCCAACACATCGATTTACCAACTCAACGTTGTCACCCATTCCGGTATTatgcaaaaaacaatttgaatga
- the LOC119077589 gene encoding uncharacterized protein LOC119077589 yields MENNNNRPFESDFDEQNFTHDNQTNGTTKEIFDRRSDIDRKNLDETYVRSGITWDTYGECKVCSKECRRRCEKCPWIFYCCREHQLEHWPDHKKNCKYIDWGEDGIARAGKDLAEGTVILEKSTIFVSPRYHTEAEANLLTSDDYAQSDGILRPCFGCHMLIPPYFNETFVCHICKFPIHNAACAASPWHVAECQILKRIHIRSWYKDIGSSKDVMLRLAVLRGVLLKNRNSTVWTKIMSLESDSIYLLAEDLKQSILCFVLDVCKVEGVDEDDVVKFLTIFVKQRLNCTLPCNTNKRLVSVLCSGIIPFTLVNDQNANIQGGIIDYRMRMAFRTVKPVQKGDILTIGRGGS; encoded by the exons atggaaaacaacaacaaccgtCCTTTTGAGAGTGATTTCGACGAACAAAACTTTACACACGACAACCAAACCAATGGGACCActaaagaaatatttgatcGTCGGAGTGACATTGATCGGAAAAACCTTGATGAAACATACGTACGCTCGGGAATAACGTGG GATACGTACGGTGAATGCAAAGTCTGCAGTAAAGAATGCCGTCGACGTTGCGAGAAATGCCCTTGGATATTTTATTGCTGCAGAGAACATCAATTGGAACATTGGCCTGATCATAAGAAAAATTGCAAGTACATCGACTGGGGCGAAGATGGAATTGCACGAGCTGGAAAAGATTTGGCAGAAGGAACagttattttggaaaaatctaCAATCTTTGTATCTCCCAGATACCACACCGAAGCCGAAGCGAATCTATTAACCAGCGACGATTATGCGCAAAGTGACGGTATTTTGCGTCCATGTTTCGGATGTCACATGCTAATACCGCCCTATTTTAACGAAACATTTGTGTGCCACATCTGCAAATTTCCCATTCATAATGCGGCTTGTGCAGCAAGCCCATGGCATGTGGCCGAATGTCAAATTTTGAAGAGAATACACATACGGAGTTGGTACAAGGACATTGGATCCAGTAAAGATGTTATGTTACGTCTGGCCGTTCTGCGCGGagttttacttaaaaatcgaaattcgaCGGTCTGGACGAAGATCATGTCATTGGAGTCGGATTCGATTTATCTCTTAGCAGAGGATCTGAAGCAGTCCATTCTTTGTTTCGTTTTAGATGTGTGCAAAGTGGAAGGAGTCGATGAGGATGATGTGGTCAAATTTCTCACCATTTTCGTGAAGCAAAGACTGAATTGTACGTTGCCATGTAATACTAACAAAAG aTTGGTGAGCGTTTTATGTTCCGGTATCATACCGTTTACGCTGGTCAATGACCAAAATGCAAACATCCAAGGTGGTATCATTGATTATCGGATGCGGATGGCTTTTCGTACGGTTAAACCTGTTCAAAAGGGAGATATTCTCACTATCGGGCGTGGTGGATCTTAA